The Homalodisca vitripennis isolate AUS2020 unplaced genomic scaffold, UT_GWSS_2.1 ScUCBcl_5145;HRSCAF=11740, whole genome shotgun sequence sequence GCTTAGCATTCTTTTGTTATAAAGGAGCTAAAAGCAATGAAGACCaggaaaacataagaaaaaagaGGTCTAGCTTTTACtgtagttacaaaattattggacATGGGGAACTATCTGAACAAGGCTTATCAACTTGTATACTGATAACTTTTTCACGTCCCATTCctctaattgaatatttatattcaaaaatgacATTTGTAACAGGTACAATCAGGAAGAATAGGAGAGGAATCCCTGATGAATTGTTAGGAAAATACAAGGTAGGGGATAAAAGATACATGAGGAGTAAGGAAATTTTAGGTTTAGCTTATAGAGAGAAGTCATCTCAAAAAAGTCAGGTGATTCTTGTGTCTTCTGATAGCAAAGCTGCTAACGTACAAGTAAGCAAGAATAAGGGAACAAAAgtggtaataaaaacaaaaccagacATGATCCaccagtataataaatttatgggtGGGATCGACACCACGGACCAGATGTTATATTCATATCTAGACGAGAGGCGTACCGTAAAATATTGGCGTAAGATCACATTCAATATTTTGTCTAGAATGATTTTGAATTcttatattctatacaaaatgAAACTGCAAAGACAAACCTAAGTCACGTTTGAATTtcacaataaatgttattgagACACTTGCTCAAGACTGGCTAATTGCTAAGAACATTCCAGCTAATTTAGGAGGAGGTGATGGCCAAATGCCCCTTAGTCGGTTTGGAATGGATAAGATTcctgaaaagaaagaaaagaattgcTGTGTGTCTGCAGTACAAAAAATCAAAGAAGGAGAACAAGActgcattgtttaaaatgtaccaaAGGAGTACATGCAGAGTGTTTTCATAAACACAAATGTGCATAAAGAAGCACAAAAGAccgtgtaaatattgtatatagatttgttaactataattattattactatacatttttaaatgttcatgtaTAAAGTGTTTGAAGACAATTGTGTAAACAAGAGAAAACTATAAGGTGACCATTGTACAGTAATTCACATGGCCTATGGACAAACAAGAAGTTACAAGGTAAACACTTGTTATACCAAACTTTCATGTTGATTCGCATGGTGTGCTGTGTtgtagttttctataaaaatatttctaaaaactttatttctgaagGTATccatatgatttttttctatacttgtttgaaaatatgtatactttcttataataataatggtttccttgaaataattttttttatcctagTTGTCACCaatcaaacacaaaaaataaaaaaaacatcctaattttttgaaaaaaataaataaaaataataataataaaaaagtttaattgttacaaaaatatattttgatgcttttatatatactactaaataaaacaaaacaaacatcactAAGATACTACTATTTGTAGATGAGTTACACCAGTGTTTGTAGGAGTGTGTCAAAAGTGCCATTTTGAGGCTGGCCTTTTTGGCAAGTAATCTGGATATAATGGCTGGGGTGTTtagaagtacaaatgaattttATGGCTTGgccttcaaagggttaaaatagaTCATGTAAATAGTTAAATTGTAGGTTAAGATAATATCACGTTGAAAAACAGTTCACTGAttagaaaaataaacagttattacTATTCTAGCAAATGATCAAAGAGATGGATctgaaaaaagtatatataatagaaagacacaaataaaaaaaatgtgtgtatataaGGTGTgttataaagttatgtttttggTGTTGATTATTTCTGTAGTGTTTGAAAAATCATAAATGTGAGGATTCCAGTTTGATTTGGGGATCTAAGTATACTCCCATCGCAAGGGGAGGTTACTTCTGGTTTATATCTGCCAGTAAAGTCTACATTGAGTATAGAAAACATTTATGTTGTCACATCGGGATAGCTCAATTTATGTCCTTAAGCAAATGCTGAGATATATTGGTCTTGCATATACATGAGGAAGAACTCTTCTGCTGCCCTCTTTTACTAGCAGAGGCTTATAGAAAGGAAGCCTCCAATTCTTCCAAGGCGGGATTACTGAAATAATGCCCACTATTACTCCTCATGTCTGGAGTACTACTACTCATCTGTTGCAGGAGGCGGTTAAAATTCCCTAAGCTTAACCTCTCTGAATATTCTGTCATTTTGAAAGCTGTACAGAAATTGAAGTTTGTTTAGTGTAAAAAACCTTctggaaaatacttttattaattacaaacgtTTTGATGGTGTGAATATCACagctattaatttttataatttttatattaaataacctGTAAACTATAATTCATTCCAGttctttttaaatacagttctctttctatttagtacttttgttttaattttgtctttgaaaTGGTTGTCAATATATGCAGTTATCAACTTTAGAAACAAATCAAAACCAACCaaaatagtgttttgttttatcaatgtttatattaataatttgagtaACCCAGAAAGTAAAgtacaatttcttaaaaaaaaataaatagcaaaagatttaaaatgtttgttttatttcattcataacatctttctttatttttaaatacagtttttcatttttgttcacaTCAGTAGGCATCTGTCACAACATTCCACCAACTTTTGAATGCCGATGTTGTAGTCTCCTGGCCTGTGACGATAACCAATCTTTAACTGCTTCTTTCACCTCGTCATCAGTGGTGAAGCGCTTAATGCTGAGAAACTCCGTTAAGTAGCGAAACAAGTGAAAGTCGCTCTATGTACACTGAAAGTTCAGGCTGTCTATACAGCATGTGGTCAATCTGTTCCCAACAAAATGATGTGATGAGATTTTGGGTTTGGATGACAAAGTGGAGGTCTGGCGTTGTCATGCAACAACAGAACTCCAGATGTCAATAGGCCATGTTGCTTATTGTGTATTGCATGTTCAGTCAGAGTATCGCAATAGGCGGCTGCATTTATTATTCTTCCTCTTTTCATACACTCAACTAAGAATATTccatattttttccaaaatacaattgCCATAACCTAGCATGTTGAGATTATTTGTTTCACCTTAACTTTAAACAGTGATTTCATATGACGCCATTCCATTAACTGGCATTTTTTTTTCTGGAGTTATGTGAGAAAACCCCATGTCTCATCACCAGTGACGATGTTTCTCTAAAACTGCATCACCTTCCTCATGATATCGGACCAAAAAATCAAGAACGGAATCATTTCTTCTCATTTTGTATTTCTCAGTAAGCAGTCTGTGAACCAAACATAAGCACAATTtatgatatttcaaaatttcaaaaaaattttgtgttttgttatattatttacggTCAGAAATTCTAATACTAATGATGATTAGGTAAATAGTCAATCTTCACAAATCATTTCATCAATGATATTGAACAAATCTTCTGTGATCACTGATGGCCAGCCAGATCGTAGTAGGTTACCAAATATACatacttgtatatttatgtatatttaggTTTAGTTTGTACATAGATCTGATGTGCATCATCACAATACCAGAAATCAACTCCAGTTAGATGTGCCATACAGTAggttaagtaaatgtaaaaatagcttttatattgtaagtctgaaaatatttaacaagttgcACAACGAAAGTAAACTCTTAGATTTCAaactatttaagtaaaaatgttacaattggttaagcttaaatcctttttatgatttaaatgaataatttagcCTTAGATCTGTACATTTGTAGATTTTATCCTTGTTAactttgtgaattttaaaatctttataactttttgtaaatgttttaatttttaatcaaaatactgTACTGTCTTGTATCTCATCAATCTATATGTTGATGGCCATTGACGTTGTCTATTGCATGATGTGTATTGCTTACAGACAATAAAAGTTTATGACTTATGACATAGACAATTCCTCATCCACGTTAAAAAGCTCTCACCCAGTTCCGCATTTTGATGTCATCACATAAGGAATGTACACTGTACTTTATCTGTCTATGACTATCTGTCCACTACTGGAATGTTCCTTGCTGTTAAAAACAGGATAACTGATTGTATTTCGCAGTCAGCGGGTTCATTAATTGTTTTGAACATCTTAACTTTGCATAGTAAAAAGCATTCTACAATGATTTTACTGTAAATGGCGTCACTTTGTACGTAAGGCATGCAGGTAGTTAGCACGCATGTGTATTGCATTGTTCACTTACCACTCGAATACATACAGCAAAACAAACCTTACTTTCCGAATGAGTATCCTCATATTTGAATCCTTgatatgattttagttttaaaacaaacacagaTTAAGAAAACAAACGCCATATTAGGAAATCTATCTTGTGTGATGTTTCCAAGATGAATATACAAAGTGCTTGATTTAGAGAACTAGAGGTAGGCAGAACTGGAACCCCACTGATGTTTCTCCAGTACAGAACAGAGTGGTACTCACTGGTACTAGGCTGTGAGCAGTTGCCAGGCATCTCTGTGTATATATACTGACCTGGGTGTGAAATGGTGAGTGAACGAGCAGGACTGTGTAGAACTGAGGGTGAGCTCACACTGTTGCCACTCTGCCTGCAGTAAGCTGTATGTGTGTACAGAATGACACAGGTACTCACTGGTACTGGGCTGTGAGCAGTTGCCAGGCATCTCTGTGTATATATACTGACCTGGGTGTGAAGTGGTGAGTGAACGAGCAGGACTGTGTAGAACTGAGAGTGAGCTCACACTGTTGCCACTCTCTGCCTGCAGTAAGCTGTATGTGTGTACAGAATGACACAGGTACTCACTGGTACTGGGCTGTGAGCAGTTGCCAGGCATCTCTGTGTATATATACTGACCTGGGTGTGAAGTGGTGAGTGAACGAGCAGGACTGTGTAGAACTGAGGGTGAGCTCACACTGTTGCCACTCTGCCTGCAGTAAGCTGTATGTGTGTACAGAATGACACAGGTGCTCACTGGTCCTGGGCTGTGAGCAGTTGCCAGGCATCTCTGTGTATATATACTGACCTGGGTGTGAAGTGGTGAGTGAAACGAGCAGGACTGTGTAGAACTGAGGGTGAGCTCATGCTGTTGCCACTCTGCCTGCAGTAAGCTGTATGTGTGTACAGAGTGACGCAGGTACTCACTAGTATTGGGCTGTGAGCAGTTGCCAAACATCTCCATGTACGCCATTACTGcaacaattataacaattatgtttgGTTTGTCACTTAAATTTCTGAATGAAAACCACCAAATTTATATCCattctgttattaaattttatttgtaaaattttaatttttttaacattatcttgaattttctattaattgtataaattatttagctATAGTatgtttaatagttaaatatgttTGTTAGGTAGCTTTTgacttttttctatatttttctattgaatGTAATTTTCATTGCTTTCAAACTGGATATGGTgcacaataattataaagtaccAGACAGACACCAGACACCTTATAGAGTcaaatgattataattttaaggttCATATCCACATTTTAGTCCTACTACTTTAGACTCAGCTCAGTTTCATATAATATAAGATAAGGTTAATTTCCTACATTATCATagtatgaaaacaaaattcaaaatatagatctttatatgaataaataattgtgcactgtacaatataattacatacaaTGTGTCCTTAACCCAAGGTTATTTAACCATATATCAGTGGGAAGAAGAAAGTCATAATGCATCTTTAGAAAGCCCGAGTGATGTACCCTCAACTGATTATGAATACCGAGGCATTCTGACTATGTTTTATAGAATGTACATATTGTCTTAtctattgttttaatcttttattaagttttaa is a genomic window containing:
- the LOC124373247 gene encoding uncharacterized protein LOC124373247, with protein sequence MLNSSLKDDDELQALVDEDSSINMDSVQHTHGIGGSLLNGSSGSCCCWDSSCSTISQEQTQARYSPDHVSNTVVAERMSSSSGFVSMRSSSQSYKSSCVESKTQSVTVTTTVQQKSSESYSSSVTVIPPALPVKQRSRRERHPSQYDNVPPPDNTSPTRPPPLPLKKKHMFQSVAYSVMAYMEMFGNCSQPNTSEYLRHSVHTYSLLQAEWQQHELTLSSTQSCSFHSPLHTQVSIYTQRCLATAHSPGPVSTCVILYTHTAYCRQSGNSVSSPSVLHSPARSLTTSHPGQYIYTEMPGNCSQPSTSEYLCHSVHTYSLLQAESGNSVSSLSVLHSPARSLTTSHPGQYIYTEMPGNCSQPSTSEYLCHSVHTYSLLQAEWQQCELTLSSTQSCSFTHHFTP